Below is a genomic region from Parageobacillus toebii NBRC 107807.
TTCATCCGCCATTTTTTTTGTATTGGTAAATACAATTGCTAAATACGGATTATACGCAACTAACATTTCGTGCAGCAGCTTCGCTTTATCACGGCTGCGAAGCGGCACAAGAACATGCTCAATTTTTTCCGCTGTGACTTGCTTTGGTGCAACATGAACATATTTTGGATTTTCCATATATTTTTTCAAAAATGGTTTTAACTTTTCCGGGATTGTCGCAGAAAAGACGAGCATTTGCAGTTCTTTTGGCATGCGTGCTGCAATTTGATCGACATCGACAATAAATCCCATATCTAACATTAAGTCTGCTTCGTCAACGACAAGTGTAGTTGCTGTCCAAACATTCAGTGCTTGTTCGCGAATGAGGTCGTTAATTCTTCCTGGAGTTCCAACTACGATATGGGGCTGTGTTTTCAATTTTTCGATCGCTTTTTGCTTATCTGTTCCTCCAATAAAGCAACGTGCCGTAATTTGTCTATCACTCGGACAAAATTTTATAATTTTTAAAATTTCATGGTAAATTTGCGTTGCAAGCTCCCGCGTCGGTGCGGTAATAACCGCTTGTACCGCCTCGTGATCCGGGTCAATTTTTTCAATGATCGGCAATAAATAGGCGTGAGTCTTTCCTGTTCCTGTTTGTGACTGACCAATCACACTTTCGCCGCGAAGAATGCTCGGAATGATGCGCTCCTGAATTTCTGTTGGTTTATAAAAACGAAGCGCCTTAATCGCTTCAATAATAAATGGCTGAAATGAAAATCTCTCAAATAACGTTTCCTTCATTCGCCACTACTCCCTTCTGCTTCAATTTAACGACCAAATCCGAATAACTCGATTCATCATTATATCTGATTTTTGCACAAGGCTGCAACTTAGACCGTAAACGAAAAACATTTCCCATTTTTTCGCATACTTTATGAAAGAGATATTCTCTTACTTCAGCCTAGAAAGGAGGAAAATGCGATGATTTACAACCGGCCACTGATATTTCCTTTTTCCCCGATGCCACGCTCCTTTTCAGGAATGCCGCCTTCCTTTCCTATGATGAGAACACCCGGTCCCCGCCCGGGCTTTGGCGGTTTCTTATCGCAATTATTTTCAAGGGGACGGCCGATCGCTTCTCCATCTCCGTGGATAACACCTGCGATTCGTCACGCCGCTGCCACTACGGGCGCTGGCGCAAACACAGGAGGGGGCTTTATCGGCATGTTGACAAACATCCAAAAAATGTTAGGCGTCGCACAAAACGTCATGCCAATGGTGCAGCAATACGGACCGCTGATAAAAAACCTTCCAGCTATGGTAAAAATATTTAGAGAATTAAAAACAACCGAGCAAGAAGAGAACAAAACAGAAAAAAACATTCCGGAAAATAAGAAAAAAACATCATCTTCATCCAAAAAACGCACTGTACCGAAAGTGAAAACATCCGAAAATAAATCATCCCAATCTACAAAAACACCAAAGCCATCTACGCCAAAACTATATGTTTAAAATGTGTTATACTTTGTGTTCTTCCTCTTTCTCCGATATAATGTAAAAGAAAGAGATAGTCTCTCCGTATGTCGGAGTTTAGGAGGAACCAATATGGAAGTGATTAAAATTACCCCTCGCGGTTACTGCTACGGGGTTGTTGATGCGATGGTAATCGCAAGAAATGTAGCATTAGATCCTACGTTGCCAAGACCGATTTATATTCTCGGAATGATCGTTCACAATAAACATGTTACCGATGCATTTGCCGAGGAAGGAATTATTACGCTCGATGGAGAAAACCGATTAGAGATTCTAGAAAAAATTGACAAAGGGACAGTGATCTTTACTGCGCACGGCGTATCGCCCGAAGTGAAAAGGCGCGCCCGCGAAAAAGGGCTTGTCACGATCGATGCGACATGTCCAGACGTGACAAAAACCCATAACTTAATTAAAGAAAAGCTGGCGGACGGATATGAAATTATTTATATTGGCAAAAAGGGCCATCCCGAACCAGAAGGAGCGGTCGGCATTGATCCGACGCGCATCCATCTTGTCGAAACGATGGAAGATGTGGAACGTCTAACGATTGAAAACGACCGCATCATGGTGACAAACCAAACAACGATGAGCCAATGGGATGTTGCCGATATTATGGCAAAAGTAAAAGAAAAATATCCACATGTCGAAATGCATAAAGAAATTTGCATGGCAACCCAGCTCCGCCAAGAGGCAGTGGCGGAACAGGCAAAAGACGCCGATGTCACAATCGTTGTTGGCGATCCAAGAAGCAACAACTCCAATCGCCTTGCGCAAGTATCGGAAGAAATTGCTGGCACGAAAGCGTACCGCGTTGCCGATGTAACAGAAATTGATATTAATTGGATTAAAGATGCAAAAAAAGTAGCCGTTACAGCAGGAGCTTCAACACCAACTCCGATTACAAAAGAAGTAATCGATTTTTTAGAGCAGTTTGATCCAAATGATCCTAATACATGGAAACGCGAGCGGAAAGTACCGCTGCAAAAAATTTTACCGAAAGTAAAAGCAAAAAAAGAATAAAACAATAGCCGATATTCGTTTAGCGAATATCGGCTATATGTTTATACGAACGTAAATGGATCGGTATGCACTTTCGAAATGCAGACGGTCGTTGCAAACTGATGTTTAGCAAACGCATTTTCTAAAAAGCGAGCGACCCCTTGTTTCATTACTTTCTCCACATTATGTCCCGGATCCACGATATTTAGCCCAAGCATCATTGCATCGTGCGCAACATGATAATATACATCCCCCGTCACATAAACATCAGCGCCGGCTAATTTTGCTTGTGAGATATATTTATTTCCATCACCGCCAACCACTGCGACTTTTTGAACCATATCTTGCAAATGGCCAACAACACGCACTGCCGGAACGTCCAACGCTTTTTTCACATGCTCTGCAAACTCCCCAAGTGTCATCGCTTCCGGCAAGCGGCCAATTCTTCCTAATCCGAATACTTTTCCTTTATTTTCAAGCGGATATATGTCATACGCCACTTCTTCGTACGGATGTGCTTTTAACATCGCAGAAATAACCTTGTTTTGCAAGGAAGCCGGGACAATCGTTTCAATACGCACCTCTTCCACTTGCTCTAGTGTCCCGGATTTCCCGATAAACGGATTCGCCCCTTCTAGCGGTAAAAAAGTACCGATACCGCGGCCGTTGAACGTACAATGGCTGTAGTTGCCGATATGGCCTGCCCCCGCGTTACCGATCGCCTCACGAACAAGGTCGGCATGTGTCTCCGGAACATAAACGACTAGTTTTTTCAGCGGCTCTTCATACGTCGGAATCAATACATCTACATGCTCCAGCCCCAACGCCTCCGCTAACCAGTCATTTACCCCTCCATTGGCGATATCTAAATTCGTATGAGCAGCATAAATGGCAATATGATGTTTCATACATTTTTCAATGATACGTCCTTGCGCTTGATCAGTAATGATCTGCTTTAGCGGACGGTAAAGCGGTGGATGGTGCGCGATAATAAGATCTACCTCTTCCGCTACAGCCTCATCGATTACTTCTTCTAAAACATCCAAGGCAATCATTACCTTTTTGACTGGTTTATTTAACGTTCCAATTTGCAAACCGATTCTGTCGCCTTCCATCGATAAATGTTTTGGTGCAAATTGCTCAAATAATTGAATGATTTCATGACCGCTTGGAATTTTGTTCACCGCAATGCCTCCTCAACCATCTTCATTTTTTTCTCTAGTTCTCGTTTTTTTGCGACGGCAGACTCTGTTTCTGCCTTTTCATTTAATTGGCGGTAAATCTGTTTCCAGTGAGCAAGTTCATGACGCCATTTTTTTAAAAACACATCATTTTTTTCTTTCAATAAAAACGGGCCTAACAATAATTCCGTC
It encodes:
- a CDS encoding DEAD/DEAH box helicase, with the protein product MKETLFERFSFQPFIIEAIKALRFYKPTEIQERIIPSILRGESVIGQSQTGTGKTHAYLLPIIEKIDPDHEAVQAVITAPTRELATQIYHEILKIIKFCPSDRQITARCFIGGTDKQKAIEKLKTQPHIVVGTPGRINDLIREQALNVWTATTLVVDEADLMLDMGFIVDVDQIAARMPKELQMLVFSATIPEKLKPFLKKYMENPKYVHVAPKQVTAEKIEHVLVPLRSRDKAKLLHEMLVAYNPYLAIVFTNTKKMADEVADRLIEKGMKVGILHGDLTPRERKKMMRQIRDLEFQYIVATDLAARGIDIEGVSHVINYELPKDLQFYIHRVGRTARAGYTGIATTIYEPSDQDAITKLEKMGIEFLHRDLIRGEWVDLPSWNRRSKRAKQDGEIEQLLAKMKKSKQIKPGYKKKLLAEIEKQKKRLRRLKKQ
- the vrrA gene encoding VrrA/YqfQ family protein, with translation MIYNRPLIFPFSPMPRSFSGMPPSFPMMRTPGPRPGFGGFLSQLFSRGRPIASPSPWITPAIRHAAATTGAGANTGGGFIGMLTNIQKMLGVAQNVMPMVQQYGPLIKNLPAMVKIFRELKTTEQEENKTEKNIPENKKKTSSSSKKRTVPKVKTSENKSSQSTKTPKPSTPKLYV
- a CDS encoding Nif3-like dinuclear metal center hexameric protein, translating into MNKIPSGHEIIQLFEQFAPKHLSMEGDRIGLQIGTLNKPVKKVMIALDVLEEVIDEAVAEEVDLIIAHHPPLYRPLKQIITDQAQGRIIEKCMKHHIAIYAAHTNLDIANGGVNDWLAEALGLEHVDVLIPTYEEPLKKLVVYVPETHADLVREAIGNAGAGHIGNYSHCTFNGRGIGTFLPLEGANPFIGKSGTLEQVEEVRIETIVPASLQNKVISAMLKAHPYEEVAYDIYPLENKGKVFGLGRIGRLPEAMTLGEFAEHVKKALDVPAVRVVGHLQDMVQKVAVVGGDGNKYISQAKLAGADVYVTGDVYYHVAHDAMMLGLNIVDPGHNVEKVMKQGVARFLENAFAKHQFATTVCISKVHTDPFTFV
- a CDS encoding 4-hydroxy-3-methylbut-2-enyl diphosphate reductase, whose translation is MEVIKITPRGYCYGVVDAMVIARNVALDPTLPRPIYILGMIVHNKHVTDAFAEEGIITLDGENRLEILEKIDKGTVIFTAHGVSPEVKRRAREKGLVTIDATCPDVTKTHNLIKEKLADGYEIIYIGKKGHPEPEGAVGIDPTRIHLVETMEDVERLTIENDRIMVTNQTTMSQWDVADIMAKVKEKYPHVEMHKEICMATQLRQEAVAEQAKDADVTIVVGDPRSNNSNRLAQVSEEIAGTKAYRVADVTEIDINWIKDAKKVAVTAGASTPTPITKEVIDFLEQFDPNDPNTWKRERKVPLQKILPKVKAKKE